One genomic region from Leptolyngbyaceae cyanobacterium JSC-12 encodes:
- a CDS encoding hypothetical protein (IMG reference gene:2510095073) gives MFQSNHLPSSAFNLASSYSDPGLKRKRALQVVEKSQMSRSIEALRGFIPAEATPNKRAVMERLIELYAEKALG, from the coding sequence ATGTTTCAATCTAACCACCTGCCATCATCAGCGTTTAATTTAGCGTCTTCTTACTCAGATCCTGGGTTGAAGCGAAAGCGAGCATTGCAGGTGGTTGAGAAAAGCCAAATGAGTCGTAGTATTGAGGCTCTAAGGGGTTTTATTCCTGCTGAGGCAACTCCTAACAAGCGAGCAGTTATGGAGCGGTTAATTGAGCTTTATGCAGAGAAAGCTCTAGGGTGA